A genomic window from Ruminiclostridium cellulolyticum H10 includes:
- the dnaN gene encoding DNA polymerase III subunit beta, with the protein MKVICSKENLLNGINIVQKAVSTKTTLPILEGILLNADDKFKLTGNDLEIGIECYVEADIRSTGCIVINSKIFGDIVRRLPDSEVLIEVTGNNLVIVECENSHFEIKGINPSGYPSLPVVEKENILELTQSDLKDMIRQTVFAVGSDENRPVLTGSLIEVKDKELVIVSIDGFRLALRRKNLENDINDFSVIVPGKTLNEISKILQPTDEEVSVYSSNNQVVFDAKSWRIVSRLIEGKFLNYNSLLNKDFETKVIINIKEFQSSLERASLISMNDKNSPVKLFIGNDKIIITSNADLGNVREEVKAEIEGNALEIGYNPAFLIDALKAIDEERASIYFITTNAPCTMRPLIESNNAFAYLVQAVRI; encoded by the coding sequence ATGAAAGTTATTTGTTCTAAAGAAAATTTACTTAACGGGATCAATATAGTTCAAAAAGCCGTTTCAACCAAAACAACTTTGCCAATACTTGAAGGAATTTTACTTAATGCAGATGATAAATTCAAATTAACAGGTAATGACCTTGAAATTGGTATAGAATGTTATGTTGAAGCAGATATAAGGAGTACCGGCTGTATTGTTATAAATTCTAAAATATTTGGAGATATTGTAAGAAGACTGCCTGATTCAGAAGTCCTTATCGAAGTTACGGGTAATAACCTTGTAATTGTTGAATGTGAAAATTCACATTTTGAGATAAAAGGAATTAATCCATCAGGCTATCCATCACTACCTGTTGTGGAAAAGGAAAATATTTTAGAATTAACACAGAGTGACTTAAAGGATATGATCAGACAAACTGTTTTTGCAGTAGGTTCTGATGAAAATAGACCTGTATTGACTGGATCTCTTATTGAGGTGAAAGACAAAGAATTGGTTATTGTATCAATAGACGGATTTAGACTTGCACTTAGAAGAAAAAATTTAGAAAATGATATTAATGATTTTAGTGTTATTGTACCGGGAAAAACATTGAATGAAATATCAAAAATCCTTCAACCAACTGATGAAGAGGTTTCTGTTTATAGTTCAAACAATCAGGTTGTTTTTGATGCTAAATCATGGAGGATTGTTTCAAGACTCATAGAAGGGAAATTTTTAAATTATAATAGTTTATTAAATAAAGATTTTGAAACAAAAGTTATTATTAATATAAAAGAGTTTCAATCAAGCCTTGAAAGAGCTTCGCTTATATCTATGAATGATAAAAATAGTCCTGTAAAGCTGTTTATAGGTAATGATAAAATAATAATTACGTCTAATGCGGATCTTGGAAATGTACGTGAAGAGGTTAAAGCTGAAATAGAGGGGAATGCTCTGGAAATAGGCTATAATCCTGCTTTTTTAATTGATGCTTTAAAGGCAATAGACGAAGAAAGAGCATCTATATATTTTATTACTACAAATGCACCATGTACTATGAGACCGCTTATTGAAAGTAACAATGCTTTTGCGTACTTAGTTCAAGCTGTAAGAATTTAA
- a CDS encoding RNA-binding S4 domain-containing protein, with translation MEEVGINTEFIKLDQFLKWVGACDNGALAKGFIVDGFVKVNGNVELQRGKKLRNGDTVEFNQKQYKVIQNC, from the coding sequence ATGGAGGAAGTTGGTATCAATACTGAGTTTATTAAGCTGGATCAATTTTTAAAATGGGTTGGTGCTTGTGATAATGGAGCCTTGGCTAAGGGCTTTATAGTCGACGGTTTTGTCAAGGTTAATGGTAATGTTGAATTACAACGCGGGAAAAAGCTCAGAAACGGTGATACCGTAGAATTCAATCAAAAACAGTATAAAGTAATTCAAAATTGCTGA